The Enterobacter asburiae genomic sequence CGGTACCGGCTTAGGGGTGATTGCCGGGGCGTTCGCCGGACGCGTCGAGTCTCTGCTGATGCGCTTCGTCGACGTGCTGCTGTCCATCCCGTCTCTGCTGCTCTCGCTAACGGTGATTATTCTGCTCGGATTTGGCACCGTTAACGCCGCGATTGCCGTCGGCGTGGCCTCCATTGCCAGCTTCGCCCGCCTCGCGCGCGGTGAAGTCGTGCGTATCCGCCATACGGATTATGTCGAAGCGGCGTTCGGCAGCGGCGGGACGTTTTTCGCCGTGCTGTGGCGACACATTCTGCCCAACGCGTTAACCGCCGTTCTGGCCTTTGCCACGCTGCAGTTTGGTCAGGCCATCCTGGCGCTCTCCACGCTGAGCTTTCTCGGCTACGGCACCCCGCCGCCGGTGCCGGAATGGGGCTTGCTGATTGCCGAAGGTCGTAACTATCTCTCTACCGCCTGGTGGCTCACCACCTTCCCCGGCGTCGTCGTCATCGCCGTGGTGCTGGCCACCAACCGTATCAGCCAACAGTTCAGCGGAGGTCGCTAATG encodes the following:
- a CDS encoding ABC transporter permease: MSLVDYAAAARKRVPAWQAVEWQPGLWLAWGVIILAAFAAVAPGLLTHYSPIEGIAGAQRLAPQAGHWLGTDQLGRDVYTRIVYGASHSLSAALAAVTMGLVVGTGLGVIAGAFAGRVESLLMRFVDVLLSIPSLLLSLTVIILLGFGTVNAAIAVGVASIASFARLARGEVVRIRHTDYVEAAFGSGGTFFAVLWRHILPNALTAVLAFATLQFGQAILALSTLSFLGYGTPPPVPEWGLLIAEGRNYLSTAWWLTTFPGVVVIAVVLATNRISQQFSGGR